From Leptodactylus fuscus isolate aLepFus1 chromosome 11, aLepFus1.hap2, whole genome shotgun sequence, one genomic window encodes:
- the LOC142185239 gene encoding START domain-containing protein 10-like codes for MAGQVPDIPDDSTFRSFQAQCESTEGWTSYYNKPGIGVWMKPPSGKTCLVHTVKGCMTFPDVAAETVYDVLHDAEYRKKWDVNVIESRDIARLSVNADVGYYSWKCPKPVKNRDVVTLRSWLVLPDSYTIINFSVKHRMYPPRKDLVRAVSFIAGYLVKINGPTSCTLTYLAQVDPRGSLPKWVVNKSSQYLAPKILKKLHKACLQYPAWKKKNNPEFKPWLNPEQNTLPRISLNELTLQRAESLEHVDESQVCEDKDDRGDSEEEEGKTAKR; via the exons ATGGCCGGCCAGGTGCCTGACATTCCCGATGACTCCACGTTCCGGTCCTTCCAGGCACAGTGCGAGTCCACAGAGGGCTGGACCAGTTACTACAACAAGCCGGGCATCGGGGTGTGGATGAAGCCCCCCAGCGGCAAGACGTGCCTGGTGCACACGGTGAAG GGATGTATGACATTCCCAGATGTCGCAGCTGAAACCGTATATGATGTTTTACATGATGCGGAGTATCGCAAGAAGTGGGATGTAAACGTGATAGAATCGCGGGACATTGCTCGGCTCTCTGTCAACGCAGATGTGGGATATTACTCCT GGAAGTGCCCTAAACCTGTGAAGAATCGTGACGTGGTCACACTACGCTCGTGGCTTGTATTGCCTGATAGTTACACAATTATCAATTTCTCCGTCAAGCATAGA ATGTATCCACCTCGAAAAGACTTGGTTCGAGCGGTGTCATTTATTGCAGGATACCTTGTTAAAATCAATGGCCCTACAAGCTGCACGCTCACATACCTGGCACAAGTAGATCCCCGAG gTTCCTTGCCTAAATGGGTTGTAAATAAATCCTCTCAGTATCTGGCACCAAAG ATTCTGAAGAAACTACACAAGGCATGCTTACAATATCCAGCCTGGAAGAAGAAGAATAACCCAGAGTTTAAGCCTTGGCTAAACCCGGAGCAGAACACATTACCTCGAATATCCCTTAATGAGCTGACCCTACAGCGAGCGGAGTCGCTAGAACATGTGGACGAAAGTCAGGTGTGCGAGGATAAAGACGACCGAGGAGACAGCGAAGAAGAGGAGGGCAAAACGGCTAAACGATAA